One Gossypium hirsutum isolate 1008001.06 chromosome A11, Gossypium_hirsutum_v2.1, whole genome shotgun sequence genomic window carries:
- the LOC107954557 gene encoding receptor-like protein EIX2, with protein MFDLSENHFSGSVPAWIGDKLSNLVILSLRSNNFDGHIPHNICDLQFLQNLDLAHNNISGVIPKCFNNLSAMATTNKTDKKVYGDSFYRFSWSALLVLKGREDEYGSTLGLLTSMDLSANSLTGEIPKEIGSLVGLVSLNFSGNLLTGNIPDSIGNIELMESLDLSMNRLNGEIPPSFSNLNFLNHFNVSYNNLTGQIPTSTQLQSFDNLSYVGNHHYGPPLTKNYASKGIPTDVANNGSSSEGNKVNSLYVSIALGFVMGFWGVVAPLFFIRSWRIAYYRMLDHICGKLYVFWATMGM; from the coding sequence ATGTTTGATCTTAGTGAAAATCATTTCAGTGGAAGTGTACCAGCATGGATTGGTGATAAGCTCTCAAACCTTGTGATTCTAAGCCTTCGATCAAATAACTTTGATGGTCATATTCCTCATAACATTTGTGatcttcaatttcttcaaaacttgGACCTTGCCCACAACAACATTTCTGGAGTTATTCcaaaatgttttaataatttaagtgcaatGGCCACAACAAACAAAACCGATAAAAAAGTTTATGGGGATAGTTTTTACCGATTTTCTTGGAGCGCATTGTTGGTGTTGAAAGGACGAGAGGATGAATATGGTAGCACACTAGGACTTCTTACCAGCATGGATCTTTCAGCTAACAGCCTCACAGGAGAGATTCCCAAAGAAATTGGTAGTCTCGTTGGACTAGTGTCTTTAAATTTTTCAGGGAATCTCCTAACAGGAAATATACCAGACAGCATTGGCAACATAGAGTTAATGGAATCTCTTGATTTGTCCATGAATCGACTAAATGGTGAAATCCCTCCAAGTTTCTCCAATTTGAATTTCTTGAATCACTTCAATGTGTCCTACAACAACTTGACAGGACAAATCCCAACAAGCACTCAACTTCAAAGCTTTGACAACTTGTCTTATGTGGGCAATCATCATTATGGACCTCCTCTAACTAAGAACTACGCCTCAAAAGGCATTCCAACTGACGTTGCAAATAATGGAAGTAGCAGTGAAGGAAATAAAGTGAATTCGCTTTATGTCAGCATAGCTCTTggctttgtaatgggattttggggtGTAGTGGCTCCCTTGTTTTTCATCAGGTCTTGGAGGATTGCATACTATCGAATGCTGGACCATATCTGTGGTAAACTGTATGTGTTTTGGGCTACTATGGGTATGTAG
- the LOC107954550 gene encoding receptor-like protein EIX2, with product MRMLLCLSGFEYARFSPCIDAAYAIREALSWLKALLFDNVVIGSNCLAVMTAWTPPIIDASEIVVSHGNCNHDYSSSISFFPFLLLIPAICFSICHANSNLLCIQSEREALLKFKNHLIDPSKRLSSWVEGGDCCKWIGVVCHNSTGYVNQLHLAAPPLSQPDFDAPLAEWEAYVRSKLQGKINPSLLELKHLSSLDLSSNNFSSIHIPKIFGLLESLTYLNLSYAQFQGAIPHNLGNLSKLQYFDLGGNDLKSKSLQWVSGLSSLQYLDLSYADLHKANDWVQVTFKLPSLLELHLPGCDLEDVPSSISVNSSKSLVVLDLSGNFLSSVPKWIFSLYGLVSIYLSENSLEGPIPDYSGNISFLEVLDLSGWNHLNSSIPNSLYSLNRLQFLSLSGNQLQGTISSAIGNLSSVTHLYLSENQLNGQIPLSIGELSSLKLFDVSKNQLNGQIPLSIRQLSSLKLFDVSENQLHGTFPLSIGELSSLEYLGFGYNLLGGVVLETHFSNLMRLITLAASHNRLRFEPNSSWIPSFQCEWIELGDWYLGPKFPQWLKFQKKLSYLDISNAGILDVMPTWFLNLPTPFEYLNLSFNQLTGGISYLNVRDTVDLSSNRLTGPFPRVLSTLRFLFLSNNSFSGSLSQLLCDSSSGKRMEVLYIDKNLISGDIPDCWSHCQDLNILNLGSNNLTGKIPPSLGLIYARAQQAETQGSNLPKQAHYSKAQQSLPLLLLFLCNCSIKQTELKGKGSTFCFDGLASEPHPRRRWIQTKRGISSLFLLVLWLRRLSLRGRFKKRRQMGRSRVTPATGLGGGDGGLGLGAVAERENQRVSLFFLKTM from the exons TTGTGAGCCATGGCAATTGCAACCATGACTACTCCTCTTccatttcctttttcccttttcttcttctcattcCCGCTATCTGTTTTTCCATTTGTCATGCCAATTCCAACCTACTTTGCATTCAAAGTGAGAGAGAAGCTCTTTTGAAATTCAAGAATCATCTTATTGATCCTTCAAAGAGGTTATCTTCATGGGTTGAAGGAGGGGATTGCTGTAAATGGATTGGTGTCGTCTGCCATAACTCAACAGGCTACGTCAACCAACTGCACTTGGCTGCTCCTCCTCTTTCACAGCCTGATTTTGACGCACCACTAGCTGAATGGGAAGCTTACGTGCGGTCAAAACTACAAGGCAAAATAAATCCTTCACTGCTGGAGTTAAAGCATCTCAGTTCCCTGGACTTGAGCAGTAACAATTTTAGCAGCATACATATTCCGAAAATTTTCGGTTTGCTGGAGAGTTTAACTTATCTTAACCTCTCTTATGCACAATTTCAGGGAGCAATTCCTCATAACCTTGGGAATCTCTCAAAGTTGCAGTATTTTGATCTTGGAGGTAATGATCTCAAATCAAAAAGTCTTCAATGGGTTTCTGGACTTTCATCCTTGCAGTATCTTGATTTGAGTTATGCTGATCTTCATAAAGCAAATGATTGGGTACAGGTAACATTCAAACTTCCTTCTTTGTTAGAGTTGCACTTGCCAGGTTGTGATCTAGAAGATGTTCCATCTTCGATCAGTGTTAATTCTTCAAAATCACTGGTTGTTCTTGATCTTTCTGGTAACTTCTTATCTTCAGTACCTAAGTGGATATTTAGTCTTTATGGTCTTGTGTCCATTTATCTTAGTGAGAATTCTTTGGAAGGCCCAATTCCAGATTACTCTGGGAACATCTCGTTTCTTGAAGTTCTTGATCTCAGTGGTTGGAATCATCTCAATTCGTCCATACCCAATTCCTTGTATAGTTTAAACCGTCTTCAATTCCTTAGTCTTAGTGGTAACCAGTTACAAGGAACAATCTCGAGTGCCATTGGAAACTTGAGCTCTGTTACTCACCTCTATCTTTCAGAAAATCAATTAAATGGTCAAATTCCATTGTCTATAGGAGAGTTATCATCTTTGAAGTTGTTTGATGTTTCAAAAAATCAGTTAAACGGCCAAATTCCCTTATCTATACGGCAGTTATCATCTTTGAAGTTGTTTGATGTTTCAGAAAATCAATTACATGGTACTTTTCCATTGTCTATAGGGGAGTTATCATCTTTGGAGTATCTGGGTTTTGGGTATAATCTATTAGGAGGAGTTGTATTAGAAACCCATTTTTCAAATCTCATGAGATTGATAACTCTAGCAGCATCACACAATCGGCTTAGATTTGAACCAAACTCAAGCTGGATTCCCTCATTTCAATGTGAATGGATCGAATTGGGTGATTGGTATCTTGGCCCGAAGTTTCCCCAGTGGTTAAAGTTCCAAAAGAAATTGTCTTATTTGGATATCTCCAATGCAGGAATTTTAGATGTCATGCCCACTTGGTTTTTGAACCTTCCCACTCCATTTGAATATTTAAATCTTTCCTTTAATCAACTTACAGGAGggatttcatatttgaatgtgAGAGACACTGTTGACTTGAGTTCAAACCGCCTTACAGGTCCATTCCCAAGAGTACTCTCAactttaagatttttatttttgtcaaataATTCATTTTCGGGATCTCTTTCTCAATTACTTTGTGATTCATCAAGTGGAAAACGGATGGAAGTTCTTTACATTGATAAAAATCTTATCTCAGGAGATATTCCAGATTGTTGGAGTCATTGCCAGGATTTGAACATTCTAAATTTAGGAAGCAACAATTTGACAGGAAAAATCCCACCTTCTTTAGG CCTAATTTATGCCCGGGCCCAACAAGCAGAGACCCAAGGATCAAACCTACCCAAACAAGCCCATTACAGCAAGGCCCAACAAAG TCTTCCTTTATTACTTCTTTTTCTCTGCAACTGTTCAATAAAACAAACGGAACTAAAAGGGAAAGGAAGTACCTTTTGCTTCGACGGGCTAGCGTCGGAGCCCCACCCTCGCCGTCGTTGGATTCAAACCAAAAGGGGCATCTCATCCCTCTTCCTTTTGGTCTTGTGGCTGAGAAGGCTTAGCCTTCGGGGACGCTTCAAGAAGAGAAGGCAAATGGGCCGTTCTCGCGTAACTCCGGCCACTGGCCTTGGAGGCGGAGACGGTGGCCTGGGTTTAGGGGCTGTGGCAGAGAGAGAGAACCAGAGGGTGtctctgttttttttaaaaacgatgtag